In Cicer arietinum cultivar CDC Frontier isolate Library 1 chromosome 7, Cicar.CDCFrontier_v2.0, whole genome shotgun sequence, a single window of DNA contains:
- the LOC101504957 gene encoding pentatricopeptide repeat-containing protein At3g47530 — MGEVLKRRTQTPNGACLVLMLKPFCSRRNQTSFAAATFTLIHLHHYNTIPQPYPHHKYSVISAIKSSSHKTHLLQIHAHILTTTLIQHPTISLHFLSRLALSGPLQDPTYSHRFFDQISNPFVFHYNTMIRAYSLSDSPQKALFLYRDMRRKGIASDPLSSSFAVKSCIRFLYLFGGLQVHCNVLKEGHQSDTLLLTSLMDLYSQCQRCDDASKVFDEIPQKDTVAWNVMISCCIRNNRTRDALSLFDVMQTESYQCEPDNVTCLLLLQACARLNALEFGERIHSYITERGYGGVLNLSNSLISMYSRCGCLDKAYEVFMGMENKTVISWSAMISGLAVNGYGREAIEAFEEMQRNGIRPDDHTFTGILSGCSHSRLLDEGMSFFDRMISEFRITPAIHHYGCMVDLFGRAGLLDKAYQLITSMEVKPDSTVWRTLLGACRIHGDVALGERVIGHLIELKAQEAGDYVLLLNIYSSAGQWEKVAEVRKLMREKSIQTTPGCSTIELKGVVHEFVVDDISHSKMVELYHTLDEINKQLKIAGYVVELSSELHKIDDKEKCYALSYHSEKLAIAFGVLATPPGTTLRVASNLRVCVDCHNFLKLFSAVYNRDVTLRDHKRFHHFRGGQCSCSDYW; from the coding sequence ATGGGAGAAGTTTTAAAGAGAAGGACTCAAACACCAAATGGCGCCTGTTTGGTCCTCATGCTCAAACCGTTTTGTTCTCGCCGCAACCAAACTTCTTTCGCTGCCGCCACTTTCACTCTCATTCATCTCCATCACTATAATACCATTCCTCAACCATATCCACACCACAAATATTCTGTTATTTCTGCCATTAAATCTAGTTCCCATAAGACCCATTTGCTCCAAATCCATGCTCACATTCTCACCACAACTCTCATTCAACACCCCACTATTTCTCTTCATTTCTTATCCCGTTTAGCTTTATCTGGTCCCTTGCAAGATCCCACCTATTCTCACCGTTTCTTTGACCAAATCAGCAACCCTTTTGTTTTCCACTACAACACCATGATCAGGGCTTATTCCTTGAGCGACTCGCCTCAAAAGGCTCTTTTTTTATATCGAGATATGAGAAGAAAAGGCATTGCTTCTGACCCTTTATCGTCTTCCTTTGCTGTTAAGTCTTGTATCAGATTTCTGTATCTTTTTGGAGGGCTTCAGGTTCATTGCAATGTCCTTAAAGAGGGGCACCAATCAGATACACTCTTGCTCACTTCTCTCATGGATTTGTATTCACAATGCCAGAGATGTGACGATGCTTCTAAGGTGTTCGATGAAATTCCCCAGAAAGATACTGTTGCTTGGAATGTGATGATATCTTGCTGTATTCGAAATAATCGGACCCGGGATGCTTTGAGCTTGTTTGATGTTATGCAGACTGAAAGCTATCAATGTGAGCCTGATAATGTTACTTGTTTACTTCTTCTTCAAGCATGTGCTCGTTTGAATGCCTTGGAATTTGGTGAACGGATTCATAGTTATATTACGGAACGTGGCTATGGGGGTGTTCTCAATTTGTCTAATTCTCTCATATCAATGTATTCGCGGTGTGGTTGTTTAGATAAGGCTTATGAGGTTTTTATGGGAATGGAGAACAAAACTGTGATTTCATGGAGTGCAATGATATCTGGTTTGGCAGTGAATGGATATGGGAGAGAAGCTATTGAAGCGTTTGAAGAGATGCAGAGAAATGGCATTCGGCCTGATGATCATACATTCACGGGCATCCTTTCTGGTTGCAGTCATTCCAGATTGTTAGATGAGGGAATGTCGTTTTTTGACCGAATGATCTCAGAGTTTAGGATAACTCCAGCTATCCACCATTATGGCTGCATGGTTGATCTCTTTGGCCGTGCAGGCTTACTTGATAAGGCGTACCAGCTTATTACGTCGATGGAGGTAAAGCCAGATTCCACAGTTTGGAGGACCTTGCTTGGTGCTTGCAGAATTCATGGTGATGTTGCACTAGGTGAACGAGTTATTGGACATTTGATTGAATTGAAAGCTCAAGAAGCTGGAGATTATGTTTTGCTTCTGAATATTTATTCTTCAGCTGGACAGTGGGAAAAGGTGGCAGAAGTGAGAAAACTAATGAGAGAAAAATCAATCCAAACCACACCTGGTTGTAGCACAATTGAACTGAAAGGAGTTGTACACGAGTTTGTTGTGGATGATATTTCACATTCAAAAATGGTTGAACTTTATCACACACTAGATGAGATCAATAAGCAGCTGAAGATAGCTGGTTATGTTGTTGAACTTTCATCTGAACTACATAAGATAGATGACAAAGAAAAATGTTATGCACTCTCTTATCATAGCGAAAAACTAGCTATTGCTTTTGGGGTTCTTGCTACTCCACCTGGCACGACATTGAGAGTGGCCTCTAATCTCCGCGTATGTGTCGATTGCCACAATTTTCTGAAACTTTTTTCTGCAGTTTACAACCGTGATGTAACTCTCAGAGACCATAAACGGTTTCACCACTTCCGCGGAGGGCAATGCTCCTGTAGTGACTATTGGTAG
- the LOC101509125 gene encoding protein RKD4 yields the protein METMPLIGWNSYTDENPFSFTTYQCFPYSGNSNEYFPVTFPKEEFPNDSYLDSFSVEYCNYIPDPYQSLCIEPMSSSLQDYDFYDVEKGFFGWSEIDAGFESEKVYLNFTDEKIVNEVKEELVDVKSGGEERKCSNAKNLSRKIISQYFYMPITQAARELNVGLTFLKKRCRELGIRRWPHRKLMSLQTLINNFQDQMKEGGLESAEKLRYAIDALEREKKVVEEMPDMQLEDGTKRLRQACFKANYKKRKLMEDPQMF from the exons ATGGAGACTATGCCACTTATAGGTTGGAATTCTTACACAGATGAAAATCCATTTTCATTTACTACGTACCAATGTTTTCCTTACag TGGTAACAGTAATGAATATTTCCCAGTGACTTTCCCCAAGGAAGAATTTCCCAACGACAGTTATCTAGATTCTTTTTCTGTTGAGTACTGTAATTACATTCCTGACCCTTACCAATCTCTCTGCATTGAACCAATGTCATCAAGCTTGCAAG attatgatttttatgatgtggAGAAAGGGTTTTTTGGATGGAGCGAAATCGACGCTGGATTTGAATCAGAGAAAGTGTATTTAAACTTCACTGATGAGAAAATTGTGAATGAAGTGAAAGAGGAATTAGTGGATGTTAAGTCAGGAGGAGAAGAGAGAAAGTGTAGTAATGCAAAGAATTTATCAAGGAAGATAATATCTCAGTATTTCTATATGCCAATAACACAAGCAGCTAGAGAACTTAATGTGGGGCTCACATTTTTGAAGAAAAGATGTAGGGAATTGGGTATTCGTAGGTGGCCCCACAGGAAGCTCATGAGTTTACaaacattgataaataattttcag GATCAAATGAAAGAGGGGGGGCTAGAGAGTGCAGAAAAGTTGAGGTATGCGATTGATGCATTGGAAAGGGAAAAGAAGGTAGTGGAGGAGATGCCAGATATGCAATTGGAAGATGGTACAAAAAGGCTTAGACAAGCTTGTTTTAAGGCTAATTACAAGAAGAGAAAGCTTATGGAGGATCCCCAGAtgttttaa